Genomic segment of Pogona vitticeps strain Pit_001003342236 chromosome 15, PviZW2.1, whole genome shotgun sequence:
GCTGATTTCTGACTTTAAATGCCAGCTTCCCCCACGGAATCGAGTCAGATCTTCAATCGACACGCGTCTTTGTCAAGGTGCATCAAGCGGAGGCAATCATACCTTTCATGCGCCAGCCAATCATACCTTTCATGCGCCGGCTTCCGATGTTCTTCCCGACTTTGGCTTCCGATGTTCTTCCCGACTTTgtataaaggaaagaaaaaactggCCTGGATCAGAACGGTTTCTTCCAGCTGTTTACCTCTTGTCTTGGGGAAGGGTCCAGactttggagtttttttaaatccccaaaTCTCCCCTGGCACCTACCGGAGATTCCCTTGCAATCTGCAGTGTCTAAGAGGTGatcctagtagtagtagtagcagcagcagtagtaaaaaggaaaaaaaatgaatttcaggAAGAGGGAAATTCAAAATCCGAGCAGCTGGGGCGGCAAACATGCATTTTTATTACAGAGAGAGACTGTCGGGGACGCTCCTGGCGCTGGTTTGAAGCCGAGATGGGAAAGGAGCCGTTGTTTTTCCAACCTCCCCAAACTGTTCTCAAAAACAGTTTCTTTTGTCTTTACAActttgccttcctcttttttaaaaaaccaaaaacactttCTTAAAAACATGCAGGCTCTGCAAGATCTCGCACTTCCCACAACGCACTATTTTTGCAAAGGGTTTGTAAGCTTCCCGCCCTCATTTTCCAAAAGTTTCGAATTTAATTTGGAGGCATTTCGTTTACGTTCATCTTCTTTATTAGTCCGATTTCCTCCCCCCCGGAAGAAAATCTTTTAACTCTCCACCCAAGCTACTAGGGGAAAGAAAAATCTGCATTCGGCATGTGATGCACCTATCGATTTAAAGACGCCACTCACCTTCCCCAAGAaaggcgcgcgcgggggggggaattCCTCTTCTTGCGGAAAGCTGGGTTAAAACTGTAGAAAGTGCATctcggtggggtggggggatcaCTACTCTGTATTTTCCTCCAAACCCCCAAGGGTTAATAAATCCTGCCTTTTCCCTCGCCGGTCCCGGGGCTTCTCCAGGGGAGGGTCCCCCTTTGCcggccaaagcccccccccctccccggctcaGCCCCTGCTCTGCCACGCACGCCAGCCGTCTCCCattgcaaaataaaaacagaaaaagaaagtaaccccggggagggagaagaagaaggaggagggggaggaggcggGGCCGGTGTGTTTTTACTTTTCTCTGATTGGTTACCATCGGGCGGCTCTGCCCGGATACTGGGCTGTTCTTTAATGCCAGTGGCTGCCGGGTGTTTTTCCACCCGGATACAAGCTGGGCGGGGCTCCGGATTGGTGCGCGGTTCCGGGAAATCTGCCTAGCAACATGTCGCGGATTGGCCCGGAGTCTGCCAATTTAGGAGGGGGGCGAGGAAGGGCGGGGTAAGTCACGCACGCTCGGGAGCATCATCCGCATTTTGGTTGTTTGGGGGCCAAAGAGGCGGGAGCCTCGGTCCTGAAGGATTGGTGGCAGGCAGGGCAAGAGCTCGGGGGTCCTGAGTCCCAAAATccaggacccccccccaaaaaaaaagcctagGGGTGATTAATATtattgatgatggtggtggtgctgaTGATGATTAGATAGATTCCTTTTGAAAGCATATAGGTGGCTGTTGCTAACTCCTCCTTTTTTGTAGCATGAATAATTGTAGCATGAAttgttttttttgtgggggggtgaGAGATGCTTTGGGaaaagtatttattattattccccTTCCTTCATAAGGAGTATTATtgggcagggcaaggaagcccaGTCTCTCAGGAGCCGGtggcttaaaaaaaccccacctagGACTGGAGCCAGGGGCCCTGGGGTGCCAACACTAAGGTGCCCCCCTGCAGGGTGCTGAGGGTTAGGTAAGGGGACCCTCCCCAGTTTCTTCCTGGCTGCTCTAAAATTCTGCAGTTCCCATTCCTAGGCAAAGGAACTaagtggaaaaaacaacaacaatgtggtgGCAGCTTCTTCCTACCGGGAAGGCAGCTCTGGCTTGCAAGCAGCCGGAAGAGGGTGCTGCCTCCCTCCCACATGGCTCCCAACAGGTTGCTTTGctttggcctcccccccccccccccagttacctGGGGCTTTCACAGAGAATCAAGCCAAGCCCTTGCAGGGGGGATCCTCTGCCAGTCCTCGGAGCCAGAGAGGCTTTCCCAGAAGCAGCGGATCAGGACCTCAGGGGGGTGAGGAATGAGGAGGGGGATACCGCGGCTGTAGGGATGTCTCCTCTGTGGCATTTCCACTCACCCACCCCTTTGCCCGGGCTCCACCGCCTGGGGGGCAACATCGTTGCTTAGTACTAATTATTGCACGTGAATAAAGAGAGTTCGGCAGagaacagcgggggggggcataaaCATAATTCACGAAAATGTTTGGAGGGGAGAGAGCATGATTTGTGCGTGCGTAGGTACGAGTCCTAGACCTCCAGGAGATGCCCAGTATTGTGGGTGCATGTTTGAAGTTGGTCCCAGAAAGGGATCTTGAGtggatttttttcagtttcaCGAAAGAGCAGTGAGTTATGTTGTGAATGAGAACCGACTAAGAAACCGAGTGTTTTGGTTAAAGTCTGGGTCAAGGCAGTGCTTTCTGCCccactgtaagtgccagtttTGCATAAGAAAGGTGGGGAGATGTTGTTGGCCACAGAGGTTTGGGTGGAATTGTCCcaagctggtctttttttttggttttcGTGGCTGCTCGGGTcactccctccccttccccaagcTTTTGTGAGGACTtggcagccaaagaaaacagtTCATGCCCGTTAAGAAAGTGGACTCAAGTGCTGAGGATCCCTGCATAaggtctcttccttttttttctggtgctGTGAGACGCTGGTTCGTTTCCTGTGACAATCTGCAGTGCACGGTTTGCGCGTGTACTTTAGCGATTATCCGCCCTGCGTATACTCTGTGTTTCCCTCCAATGAGCGTGTGGCGGCCAGCCTCCTTCTCCACTTTGTGCTCCCAACAACAACCCTCCGAGGTAGGATGGGCTGAGAGCCAGGGACTGGCTGTGCCTGAGGTTGCTCATTAACTTTCACAGCTCGGCGGTGCCTGGAACCGGAATCTACCGTCTGGGCCTAGCTGTGTCCAAAGCACAAATACACAGCATGTCAGAAGAGCCGTGCGGGATGAGGCGCAAGACGACACCTTCCCTGTCCTCTGGTCCCACCGTGGCCCTCCGGGGCAGCTCCCACACAGGAGGGGGAGCCCTGTCGTTCCCACATTCACCAGATTGCAACTGGTATTGGGAGTTACAGTATATTGCTTTCAACGCCGGCAGTAACAGACAACCATtaaaggaagttgaacacctgCTTTTTGCCGAGGGTGGCTTGTAACGGGCTGCAAATTACTTGGTTAGCCTTCATGTCTCAAAAGAACGGGCAACAGAAGCTCTGTAGTGGTGACTGAAACACCCTTTTATTATGCCCGTGGGCTTTTGTGCATGGTTTTCCTTGCTGCCAGAGATGCCAGGGGAGTGTCCTGCAGCATCCGTGAAAAGGGAAAAGGAGCTCCATTTAAGAACTTCCTTCCTAAAACAAGGTCTGCAAGAAaagcaaaggagggaagaaggaaaaaggaagcagcAAAGCCCCTAGCCTTTTGGAGGTCAGTGGGAATTTTGCATAGGACATGCCTCATCCGTGGATTTGAATAAAGCATTTTGTCTTGCAATCTTGTGCACCCAGAATCCCATCCACGGTAGGCGCAGCGTACAGAAGGGTTACATCAGAACACAAGAGGAGTAGGTCAAGGGATCCTTATACGGGCCAGCAGTCAACCCATTGTAGCTAAAGCCTGTGGGGGCAGTTCCAGAAGGTCTGGGGACCAATTCACTGACCCTGGGATCCTATGTGGAACCATCATAACACCCTCTCCCACCCCTGAAATGAAGAATGAGACTGGAATTCCCCGGATGTCCATTTCTGGCGTTGCAACATTGGTAAAAACAATTTAGCAAATTTTGGGGGTGCTCCAATGATGCAGAGGAGCCTTGCGACCTCATGAAATTGCAGGGCAAGACGTTTTGGTGTGGGGGAATCAGGGGGAGCAGCCCTGAGTTAAAGAGTGCCCCTGAGTTAAAGAGTCAGCGATCATTCTGGGGATCAGCACAAAAATGTGAATTGAAAGCGGCAGCGTCTGCGAAGCAAGATAGGCAACCCTTTATCCAGCTGTGCTTTCCGAGCATCGTGCCGGCTCCTGCGGAGATAGCTTAGGAAGAAAAAGGCGCGAAAGTGTGCTAGACCCAGATGTCGGAGGAGCAGTCACCCCCTGGATAGCGCATCTCGTGAACACGGGCAGGGCCAAACGGCTCCTTCCCGAaatccactaagaagtctgggtTCACGCAGAGGCCGCCCTTCTCCGTGTCCACATCCAGCTGCAGCATGACTGAACCCTCCCTGGAACAGAAGAAGATGGAGATTTAGAAACAAGAAGCTGGGTGAACAAACCTCCAATCTTGGGGCTTTCCAGAGGACTCCTTAGGCAAATCCATGCAGGATTTGGAATGTCCAGCTCTTTTTTTGCTGCGGTGGTGGGATGGAACCTCCGCGCCCAAAGGTGGTGGACTTTGAAATATTAAGACCCCTAGGACACGAGCACAAAGGAAGGGAGGATCTTCTAGAAATGTTTGGTCAGCCACTTCTggaattaaaacagaattatgcCCGGTGCTGTGAATGTGGCAAGGTTCATCTTTCCTGTTATTAAGGATAAGCAACTAACTATAAAATGATCTGATATATTTACTAGTATTGGTTAGGGCTGCTTGAGGAATCCTCGCAGATTGCAATCACAGGAACAGATCTCGGTTTCCTACATAGATTCTCCTTGAGGGGGAGGGGGCAAGATCCCTGTGGCTCAGTTGTTTCATCTTGCTCGAAGGGTTCTTACCTCACCATCTGAGGATAAAACTGCTTGTCCCATTTTGTGTAGAAAGAGTTGGTGACGTAAAGCCTGCAACCATCTAGGCTGAGCTGAAGCATGTTGGGTCCTCCGTAGACCCGCTTTCCCTAAGGGCAAAGCAAAATGGGGAGAGTGAGAAAAGCAAACTGGGAAGACCCCAAGTAGAGTTCTGTACATCTCCTTGTTATTAGGGGTCCGGTGCTTGGACCTGCAGCAGGAAGATCAAACAGCTTGAAAACTGGTGGTGGCCCTCAGCCCGGGAGGCCCCCTCAAGAGTGGCCTTACCTCGCAGGGTGGAATGGCGATGTCGGAGAGATCTAAGAGAGACCCAGTGGGAAAGAACCCACCCAGGTGTCTTCAGGGGGAACATACAGTCCACTGGAGAGGAGCATGATTTGGGAGGTGGGGCCACTGTTTCCCACTTTGTGTGTGTCAAAAGGTTTGGCAACTGTGTTATGCTCAGCTGTGCTGGATCGTACCCTGCACAGTCTTCCTGCTCATCCTTTCTCCTTCAGAACAGGAGAGAAGCGGCTGCCGGATCCTGCTGATAGCCCTCCCTGGATTTGTGTAGCAATTGGTGGATAAAGTTCCACTCTGTTACTCACGTGCATCACAAAGGGCTCTGGCTGGCAGTCAAGCTCTGGATCTTCAAGGACGGTCACCACCCCACCCTTGAAGATGTTGCCGCCCACGAACACCTACAATTGCAACAAATTTTAGCTCTGTCCCTAAGAGGGGCCGTCAGATGAGCACAAGGAACAGCAGGGTTGAGAAGGGACTGGGCTCCCCGGTGTTGTCGCCTGCAAGCAAGGCAAGACAACAACTGCTTTTCCAGTCTGAAGGTGTGCTCAGGCCAGCATCCTGTTCCTAGCAGCGTGCAGTCAGATGCTTCTGAAGAGCTGACAGGTGAGGTACAAAGCCACAGACCTCACCTGTTGTATCACCTCTTCAGGAGGGGGAACTCTGATATTTGGGGAGAGACATGTCTGTACCATGGCTTTCGTAGGGAGAGACTCTCTTCTGCAGCCTCGCCCCCCCCAGCCCAACACTCCACGTTGTGGACTACCGCTCCCATAAACTTGAATCCATgggctattctcctctgtggacttACCTGGCCGACCAGCCTTGGGCAGTGGGGGTTGGTGATGTCATACTGCCGGACATCACCATGCATCCAGTTGCTCAAGTAGAGGAACCGGTCGTCCATTGATATGAGAATGTCCACGACGAACGCTGGAGAGGGACACGGTGAACACCAGAAGAGGTCAGGGGCTCCATTGGATTAGGCTGCTGGGGCTTGTTTATCTTACAAGTTATGAAGACAATGTATAGACTAAGACACTTGGGAAAAACCCAATTTCTCCTAATTTTCAATATCAATCACCAGCTCATGTGGTCGATCCAGCAGGGATATTGGGCAAAGCTGGTCAGTTTTATTTAGCGGTCACTAAACCCATCCCcttgtgggacatggtggtgctgcgggctaaaccgcagaagcctttgtgtgctgcagagtcagaagaccagcagtcgtaagatcgaatccacgtgacggagtgagctcccgttgctttgtcccagctccttgacaacctagcagttcgaaatcatgtaaatgcgagtagataaataggtaccacctcagtgggaaggtaaacagcgttctgtctatagccgcgctggccacgtgacaatggaaactgtcttcggacaaacgctggctctacagcttgggaacggggatgagcaccgccccctagagtcggacacgactgactaaaatgtcaagaggaacctttatcttttaccCAAACCCATTGCCAGGAGTGCAGAAAGTGTGGCTGGAGGAGAGCCCAGATCAGGGTTCCTATGCTTGGCAAAGAACACTTTAGAACCTCCCTTCCCGCTCGACTCACCTGGCATTTCAGGAAGAATCCAGCCGGACACTTTCTTGTTCGGAATCTGGATCACCTTCTCAGACACCCAGCACCCATCCTGCAAAAGAAAGAGACAAGCAAGTCCAGCAACAAAATGGGTTTTGGTCCCAATCTGATCCATTTCTCTCTACCACCATGATGAagttcttaattttctttttcctgctaaATTGTGAATTAGCATCCATGGCCACGGAGCATGCTCGGTGTTCACTGggctattttttggggggggcaggtggtCCTCCAGTTCGTTTTCTAGAACTTGTTTTCTAAAAAGGGGAATAGAAAACTGAGTAACCAGGAAAGGCAAGAGGTTAACTGCAGAATCAGATCCTTGTACCACAAGCCAATCCGTCAAAGGTTATTTTGCCCATCTGTACCAACTCTTGCTGGAGAGAAGCAGTCAGCCACAAGCCCCTTGTGTGTTGCTGAAGTGATCTGCAAAGCTGCCAGATCTCAGTTTTGCACTGGCTGCTGCCTTTAATCGCACTTCCCCAGCCCTCCGTTCGTTCTAACCTCTCCCTTGAAGAAATGATGGATGGAGCTCTGTAGCACACAGCCCACCATGCCGTGGGCAGCATCTGGATTGTGCAGGAACCGGACCTCGAGGGGGGTAGCGTCCACCCCGACGTCAATGGATTTGATGAGGCAATGGGTCGTCCAGTCCCAGATGTTCAGGCGACGGCCATAGCGCTCTGCAGACGAACCAACAAAAACTGTG
This window contains:
- the LOC110081435 gene encoding methanethiol oxidase; amino-acid sequence: MRGPRERIIYVPCILTDSGTQQPDYLATVDVDPESPCYCQVIHRLQMPYLNDELHHTGWNACSSCFGDTTKKRNKLILPCLGNSRVYVVDTGTDPRAPRLFKVIEPREIIEKCNLSFLHTSHCLGSGEVMISGIGDVFGNGKGGFAILDAETFEVKGTWERPGDAAPQGYDFWYQPRHNIMISTEWGIPKYFVNGFNVEDLGKERYGRRLNIWDWTTHCLIKSIDVGVDATPLEVRFLHNPDAAHGMVGCVLQSSIHHFFKGEDGCWVSEKVIQIPNKKVSGWILPEMPAFVVDILISMDDRFLYLSNWMHGDVRQYDITNPHCPRLVGQVFVGGNIFKGGVVTVLEDPELDCQPEPFVMHGKRVYGGPNMLQLSLDGCRLYVTNSFYTKWDKQFYPQMVREGSVMLQLDVDTEKGGLCVNPDFLVDFGKEPFGPARVHEMRYPGGDCSSDIWV